The uncultured Roseibium sp. genome contains a region encoding:
- a CDS encoding xanthine dehydrogenase family protein molybdopterin-binding subunit, which yields MSEITPLPTAMPTRMGSNSGQPVNRRDGILKVTGRAPYAADARPEGLLHAVYAAATIGRGRVTSLNVDAAKAHPGVVEVITPANRPPLAQDPDDKPGLFSFRVEVLQDDTVRYAGQPIALVVAETLEAATEGAVLLAPTYEAEPVLAGLDLEPFVPESVGVGMPPSVAKGDVEAGLASAVHRVEETYETPAQYHNAMEPHAIVADWDGGRLTLDLPNQAPVMSAAGFAGWFDIPPENVLIRTPFIGGGFGSKAIITGPQILTILAAKMLDRPVKLVHSRKQMFGPVGHRGATRQTVRLGMDGEGRLTALAHHSIAATSSFDEFIEPAAASSMTAYASPALSASHEGVRNNIGTPGPMRAPGKASGTAALEVAIDEAAEVCGMDPLDFRLANYAETDPMTGKPWSSKALRECYAEGAKAFGWSTRPLAPRQMRDTDGMLVGWGMGTAVFPCPMFAAEARATLRADGTGLVETSLIDMGQGAWTSLAQIAADALGIDIDQLELRGGASDLPDGGIAGGSGHTATAGMAIEGAGSDAVAKLAEIATADPASPLFGAGNAGVVAKDGRLHRADDDSRSEAYTEILARAGRSGVEGNGKGARDPSVAEDYALQAHGAVFAEVKVDPDLGQTRVSRLIGAFAAGRIINPHLARSQYLGGMIWGLSFALHEAADLDPRTGRIGNADLGEYHVPVNADVPSVEALLIPEEDAHINPLGIKGVGEIGITGTAGAIANAIYHATGVRVRKFPVRLEDLVTVM from the coding sequence ATGTCTGAGATCACACCCCTTCCAACCGCCATGCCGACGCGCATGGGCTCCAATTCCGGCCAGCCGGTGAACCGGCGCGACGGCATTTTGAAAGTCACCGGCCGCGCGCCTTATGCCGCCGATGCCCGGCCCGAGGGGCTGTTGCACGCGGTCTACGCCGCAGCCACCATCGGCCGGGGCCGGGTCACGAGCCTCAACGTGGACGCGGCAAAGGCCCATCCGGGCGTGGTGGAGGTGATCACCCCCGCCAACAGGCCGCCGCTCGCCCAGGACCCGGACGACAAGCCCGGCTTATTCTCCTTCCGCGTCGAGGTGCTTCAGGACGACACCGTCCGCTATGCCGGACAGCCGATCGCGCTGGTGGTCGCCGAAACGCTTGAGGCGGCAACGGAGGGCGCGGTGCTGCTGGCTCCGACCTATGAGGCCGAACCGGTTCTGGCCGGGCTCGATCTGGAGCCGTTCGTGCCGGAAAGTGTCGGCGTCGGCATGCCGCCAAGCGTGGCGAAAGGCGATGTGGAGGCCGGGCTTGCCTCCGCCGTCCACCGGGTGGAGGAAACCTATGAGACCCCGGCGCAGTATCACAACGCCATGGAGCCGCATGCCATCGTGGCGGACTGGGACGGGGGCCGACTGACCCTGGACCTGCCCAACCAGGCCCCGGTGATGTCGGCGGCGGGCTTTGCCGGCTGGTTCGACATTCCGCCGGAAAACGTGCTGATCCGTACCCCCTTCATCGGCGGCGGCTTCGGCTCCAAGGCGATCATAACCGGGCCACAGATCCTGACCATCCTGGCGGCGAAAATGCTGGATCGGCCGGTAAAGCTGGTCCACAGCCGCAAGCAGATGTTCGGTCCCGTCGGCCACAGGGGCGCGACCCGGCAGACCGTCCGGCTCGGCATGGACGGGGAGGGCAGGCTGACGGCGCTTGCGCACCATTCCATCGCCGCGACCAGCAGCTTCGACGAGTTCATCGAGCCGGCGGCGGCCAGCTCCATGACCGCTTATGCCAGCCCGGCGCTATCGGCCAGCCATGAGGGGGTGCGTAACAACATCGGCACGCCGGGGCCCATGCGCGCGCCGGGCAAGGCGTCGGGCACGGCCGCCCTTGAGGTCGCCATCGACGAGGCGGCGGAGGTCTGCGGCATGGATCCGCTCGATTTCCGCCTCGCCAACTATGCCGAGACCGATCCGATGACCGGCAAGCCCTGGTCGTCCAAGGCGCTGCGTGAGTGTTACGCGGAAGGGGCGAAGGCCTTCGGCTGGTCGACCCGGCCGCTGGCGCCGCGCCAGATGCGGGACACCGACGGCATGCTGGTCGGCTGGGGCATGGGCACGGCGGTGTTCCCCTGTCCGATGTTCGCGGCGGAAGCCCGCGCCACATTGCGCGCCGATGGAACAGGCCTGGTGGAAACCAGCCTGATCGACATGGGGCAGGGAGCCTGGACGTCGCTCGCCCAGATCGCGGCGGACGCGCTCGGGATCGACATCGACCAGCTGGAGCTGCGCGGCGGGGCGTCCGACCTGCCCGACGGCGGCATTGCCGGCGGTTCGGGCCACACGGCAACGGCGGGGATGGCGATCGAGGGGGCGGGCAGCGATGCGGTCGCCAAACTCGCCGAAATAGCCACCGCCGATCCGGCCTCGCCGCTGTTCGGCGCCGGCAATGCCGGGGTGGTCGCCAAAGACGGCCGGCTCCACCGGGCCGACGACGACAGCCGCAGCGAGGCCTATACGGAGATCCTCGCACGTGCGGGGCGGTCCGGCGTCGAAGGCAACGGCAAGGGCGCGCGGGATCCCTCAGTTGCGGAAGACTATGCGCTCCAGGCCCATGGGGCGGTCTTTGCAGAGGTGAAGGTCGATCCGGATCTCGGCCAGACCCGGGTCAGCCGGCTCATCGGGGCATTCGCGGCGGGCCGCATCATCAACCCTCATCTGGCGCGCAGCCAGTATCTGGGCGGCATGATCTGGGGCCTGTCCTTCGCGCTCCATGAGGCAGCCGACCTCGATCCCCGCACGGGCCGCATCGGCAACGCGGATCTGGGTGAATACCACGTGCCGGTCAACGCCGACGTGCCCTCCGTCGAGGCGCTGCTGATCCCGGAGGAGGATGCCCACATCAATCCGCTCGGCATCAAAGGCGTCGGCGAGATCGGCATTACCGGTACGGCCGGCGCCATCGCCAACGCCATCTATCACGCCACCGGCGTCCGGGTGCGGAAGTTCCCGGTCCGGCTGGAGGATCTGGTGACGGTGATGTGA
- a CDS encoding thiolase family protein, whose translation MSKPSRTAYVSGVGMTDFGRHPDRSLTDLASEAVLEALGDAVVSPNELDAVYCGSAMAALVQGDTGVGQSVLMEIGITGIPVINVENACATGATALHLAWRDVAWGIHDVVLALGVDKAVMPKGTVLAAGTAQFEAQLGDIFPGTFALIANRHMSVYGTTAEQLAEVSVKNHDHGVLNEKAQFNKPVTLDEVLAAPMIAEPLTLFSCCPNSDGAAAAVVCSRDWLDRRGSRTAIRIAASVLSSGDYAPLRDMTVWDSEVRTAQLAYEAAGIGPDDLDLVELHDAFTISEIVHSEALGLCPPGEGGQLIASGATRLGGRVPVNPSGGLLARGHPPGATGLAQIYEIAKQLRGACGKRQIEGARIGLAQIMGGNKGNDAQACAIHILERLDTVHLN comes from the coding sequence ATGTCTAAGCCTTCGAGAACCGCCTATGTATCCGGCGTCGGAATGACGGATTTCGGGCGTCATCCGGACCGGTCTCTGACCGATCTGGCCAGCGAAGCCGTGCTGGAAGCTCTCGGCGATGCGGTTGTTTCCCCGAATGAGTTGGACGCCGTTTACTGCGGCAGTGCCATGGCGGCTCTGGTCCAGGGAGACACGGGTGTCGGCCAATCGGTGCTCATGGAGATCGGCATTACCGGAATTCCCGTGATTAACGTGGAGAATGCCTGTGCGACCGGTGCAACCGCACTTCATCTGGCCTGGCGGGATGTGGCATGGGGTATCCACGACGTCGTCCTCGCGCTGGGCGTGGACAAGGCCGTCATGCCGAAAGGAACGGTTTTGGCGGCCGGAACCGCACAGTTCGAAGCCCAGCTCGGCGACATTTTCCCGGGCACTTTCGCGCTGATCGCCAATCGGCACATGTCGGTCTATGGCACGACGGCGGAGCAACTCGCGGAAGTCTCGGTCAAAAACCATGATCATGGCGTGCTCAATGAAAAGGCCCAGTTCAACAAGCCGGTGACACTGGATGAAGTGCTCGCCGCACCGATGATCGCGGAGCCATTGACGCTTTTTTCCTGCTGCCCGAACAGTGATGGCGCTGCGGCAGCTGTCGTGTGTTCCAGGGACTGGTTGGACCGGCGCGGCTCAAGAACGGCGATCCGTATCGCGGCATCGGTTCTGTCTTCGGGTGACTACGCGCCTCTGAGAGACATGACGGTTTGGGACAGTGAGGTGCGGACCGCGCAATTGGCCTATGAAGCGGCGGGGATCGGCCCGGACGATCTGGACCTCGTCGAGCTGCACGACGCCTTTACGATATCCGAAATCGTGCATAGCGAAGCGCTGGGACTGTGCCCACCGGGCGAAGGCGGCCAATTGATCGCCAGCGGCGCGACGAGATTGGGCGGCCGGGTCCCGGTAAATCCCAGCGGCGGGCTCCTCGCCCGCGGACATCCTCCGGGGGCGACCGGTCTTGCACAGATCTATGAAATCGCGAAACAGCTGCGCGGCGCTTGCGGTAAACGCCAGATCGAGGGCGCTCGCATCGGACTTGCCCAGATCATGGGCGGGAACAAGGGCAATGATGCCCAGGCCTGCGCGATCCATATTCTCGAACGTCTGGACACGGTACATCTGAATTGA
- a CDS encoding TetR/AcrR family transcriptional regulator produces MEQKPAKATRKPRADSKRNRELLLQAAREVFTAGGPGASLEGVARKAGVGIGTLYRHFPTRDALFEAVYRGDIDRLGDLAERLSEETEPVEALRQWLREGVEVVATKKGMMATLALATDGKQDLFAYSSKRLTTAATALLSRAADAGDIRPDITPEDLLRALVGLCHAPDRPGWRTSVTRLVDVLVDGLRRGNG; encoded by the coding sequence ATGGAGCAGAAACCGGCCAAGGCAACCCGCAAACCCCGCGCGGATTCCAAGCGCAACCGCGAGCTGCTGCTGCAGGCCGCCCGTGAGGTGTTCACCGCCGGCGGCCCGGGCGCGAGCCTGGAAGGCGTCGCCCGCAAGGCCGGTGTCGGCATCGGCACGCTCTACCGCCACTTCCCCACCCGCGACGCCCTGTTCGAGGCGGTCTACCGGGGCGACATCGACCGCCTCGGCGATCTGGCCGAGCGCCTCTCGGAGGAAACCGAACCGGTGGAGGCCCTGCGCCAGTGGCTGCGCGAAGGCGTCGAGGTGGTCGCCACCAAGAAGGGCATGATGGCCACGCTCGCGCTTGCCACCGACGGCAAGCAGGACCTCTTCGCCTATTCGTCGAAGCGCCTGACCACCGCCGCCACCGCCCTCCTCTCCCGCGCCGCGGACGCCGGCGACATCCGCCCCGACATCACCCCGGAAGACCTCCTGCGCGCCCTCGTCGGCCTCTGCCACGCCCCCGACCGCCCCGGCTGGCGGACATCGGTGACCCGGCTGGTGGATGTGCTGGTGGATGGGTTGCGGCGGGGGAACGGGTGA
- a CDS encoding ABC transporter substrate-binding protein — translation MNKTNSFKRLVTAGLILAATACGTITAHAADKVKVGVFSASSALPYYVGLKRGYFDEVDIEVETIVIGTHPLIVQALVTGDIDVASNVVTLEGANIVARRPGTLKFIALNGQNAEYIMEQFVVAPDSTAKTVADLKGAKLFSAPGPANLGAAKAVLAAAGLKEGTDFTIQEQGMGNHMGAMKGGTFDGGFTLEALASSMIDQGIAKRLETGVISKYLLKDEEAEAYAAGAAVSGKMLSERPDVTARFAKAWAKATADANDDPTARAYMAEDMRVNPKLVDTVPLAHFVMAKDLSEKQIEDFQKFIEIGVDLGVVAKPVKAEDLLEKE, via the coding sequence ATGAACAAGACCAATTCCTTCAAGAGGCTGGTGACCGCCGGTCTGATCCTGGCCGCAACCGCCTGCGGCACGATCACCGCCCACGCAGCCGACAAGGTCAAAGTCGGTGTCTTCAGCGCCAGCTCCGCCCTGCCTTACTATGTTGGCCTGAAGCGGGGCTATTTCGATGAGGTCGACATCGAGGTCGAAACCATCGTCATCGGAACCCACCCGCTGATCGTCCAGGCACTGGTGACCGGCGACATCGACGTCGCGTCCAACGTCGTGACCCTGGAAGGCGCCAACATCGTCGCCCGCCGTCCCGGCACGCTCAAGTTCATCGCGCTGAACGGTCAGAACGCCGAATACATCATGGAGCAGTTCGTGGTGGCACCCGACAGCACTGCGAAAACGGTCGCGGACCTGAAAGGCGCAAAGCTGTTCTCCGCGCCCGGCCCGGCAAACCTTGGCGCCGCCAAGGCGGTTCTGGCAGCCGCCGGCCTTAAGGAAGGCACGGACTTTACCATTCAGGAACAGGGCATGGGCAACCACATGGGCGCCATGAAGGGCGGCACATTCGACGGCGGCTTCACCCTCGAGGCGCTCGCCAGTTCCATGATCGATCAGGGGATCGCGAAGCGTCTGGAAACCGGCGTCATCTCCAAGTACCTGCTCAAGGACGAAGAAGCCGAGGCTTATGCCGCCGGTGCTGCCGTCTCGGGCAAGATGCTGTCCGAACGCCCGGACGTCACCGCACGTTTCGCCAAGGCCTGGGCGAAGGCAACTGCGGATGCGAACGACGACCCGACCGCCCGCGCCTATATGGCGGAAGACATGCGGGTCAATCCGAAGCTGGTCGACACGGTTCCGCTCGCCCATTTCGTGATGGCCAAGGACCTGAGCGAAAAGCAGATCGAGGATTTCCAGAAATTCATCGAGATCGGCGTCGACCTCGGCGTTGTTGCCAAACCGGTCAAGGCCGAAGACCTTCTGGAAAAGGAATGA
- a CDS encoding (2Fe-2S)-binding protein: protein MTYTIHLTLNGTPREIALDDPRVTLLDLLRERIGLTGAKKGCDRGQCGACTVLVDGRRINSCLALAVSLDGAEITTIEGLAGSTGAEGDSLHPVQEAFIVHDGLQCGFCTPGQIMSAVGLIAEGQTDGDPERVRECMSGNLCRCGAYAGITEAVLDAQNQMSETEQGRKRA from the coding sequence ATGACCTATACCATCCATCTGACCCTGAACGGAACGCCGCGCGAGATTGCGCTCGACGATCCAAGGGTCACCCTGCTCGATCTCCTGCGCGAACGCATCGGCCTGACCGGCGCCAAGAAAGGCTGCGACCGGGGCCAGTGCGGCGCCTGCACCGTGCTTGTCGACGGCCGGCGGATCAATTCCTGCCTGGCGCTGGCCGTCAGCCTCGACGGCGCGGAGATCACCACCATTGAAGGACTTGCCGGTTCAACCGGGGCCGAGGGCGACAGCCTGCATCCGGTGCAGGAAGCCTTCATCGTCCATGATGGCCTGCAATGCGGTTTCTGCACGCCGGGCCAGATCATGAGCGCCGTCGGCCTGATTGCCGAAGGCCAGACGGACGGCGATCCGGAGCGGGTGCGCGAATGCATGAGCGGCAACCTCTGCCGCTGCGGCGCCTATGCGGGCATCACCGAGGCGGTGCTCGATGCCCAAAATCAGATGTCCGAAACCGAACAGGGGAGGAAACGCGCATGA
- a CDS encoding ABC transporter permease — MNKNTKTAKFIRQIQPLIGAAFLVLLWWLASAGRLIDPVLLPSPAESWHAFIYGLTEGTLWHDFSQTIVRTTVSFVIAIIVAVPIGVFLGSSETIYRSVEFSIDFFRSTPASALFPLFLVMFGVGEEAKIAVAAFGAALIILFNTAYGVMNARKQRQLAARVMGASKFRILTDVTIWESLPQTFVGMRSGISIALVIVIVAEMFIGSTDGLGQRIINAQMIFDMPEMYAAIFASGALGYGLNLLFIILERRFVHWGGK; from the coding sequence ATGAACAAGAACACGAAAACCGCCAAATTCATCCGCCAGATCCAGCCCCTGATCGGCGCTGCCTTCCTCGTCCTGCTGTGGTGGCTGGCAAGCGCGGGCAGGCTGATCGACCCGGTGCTGCTGCCCTCCCCGGCGGAATCCTGGCACGCCTTCATTTACGGCCTGACCGAGGGCACGCTCTGGCACGATTTCTCCCAGACCATCGTCCGCACCACCGTCTCCTTCGTCATCGCCATCATCGTCGCGGTGCCGATCGGTGTGTTCCTCGGCTCCTCGGAAACGATCTACCGCTCGGTGGAGTTTTCCATCGATTTCTTCCGCTCAACGCCCGCGTCTGCCCTCTTCCCCCTGTTTCTGGTCATGTTCGGGGTCGGCGAGGAAGCCAAGATCGCCGTGGCCGCCTTCGGCGCGGCGCTGATCATTCTGTTCAACACCGCCTACGGGGTGATGAACGCCCGCAAGCAGCGCCAGCTCGCGGCCCGTGTCATGGGCGCTTCGAAGTTCCGCATCCTGACCGACGTCACCATCTGGGAATCCCTGCCGCAGACCTTCGTCGGCATGCGCTCCGGCATTTCCATCGCACTCGTCATCGTGATTGTCGCGGAAATGTTCATCGGCTCCACCGACGGCCTCGGACAGCGCATCATCAACGCCCAGATGATCTTCGACATGCCGGAGATGTACGCGGCGATCTTCGCCTCGGGTGCTCTGGGATACGGGCTCAACCTGCTTTTCATCATTCTGGAACGCCGCTTCGTCCACTGGGGCGGAAAGTAA
- a CDS encoding LysR family transcriptional regulator, whose protein sequence is MFRPPRHYLYLDAVARAGSIRKAAAKLGVASTALNRKILEIEDELGMPMFERLAKGVRLTTAGEVLIDAIRRNLSDIDAANAQIEQLRGLVRGNVSLAIAHSVANSLVPTAIAGYQVHHPRVNFQLMVGGTVDLVAALLRDETDLALVHDPAPTPDLNEIASIRQPLCAIVRHDHPLAGRSKLRLADCQPYPIALGNRTFGGRQLIDPVLKRTNLSLNVVLESNTVRSLMVYAKQTGAVCFQFQIGTLEDTAAGDLVAIPLIDPELTNGRLVLVNRNGRKLSLPAISFAETLKQHMARV, encoded by the coding sequence ATGTTCCGCCCTCCCCGCCACTATCTTTATCTCGATGCCGTCGCACGAGCCGGCTCGATCCGGAAAGCCGCTGCAAAGCTCGGCGTGGCCTCCACCGCTTTGAACCGGAAGATCCTTGAAATCGAGGACGAACTCGGCATGCCGATGTTCGAGCGCCTGGCCAAGGGCGTCCGTCTGACGACGGCCGGCGAAGTTCTGATCGATGCGATCCGACGGAACCTGTCCGACATTGATGCGGCCAACGCACAGATCGAGCAGCTGCGCGGTCTCGTGCGCGGCAATGTCAGCCTGGCGATTGCCCATTCGGTCGCCAACAGCCTCGTCCCGACTGCGATCGCCGGCTATCAGGTCCATCATCCAAGGGTCAACTTCCAGCTGATGGTCGGTGGAACCGTGGATCTGGTGGCAGCCCTGCTGCGGGACGAGACCGACCTCGCGCTGGTCCATGACCCGGCACCGACTCCGGACCTGAACGAGATCGCCTCGATCCGCCAACCGCTCTGCGCCATCGTCCGCCACGATCATCCGCTCGCCGGACGCAGCAAGCTGCGCCTTGCCGACTGCCAGCCCTATCCAATCGCCCTTGGCAACCGCACCTTCGGCGGCCGTCAGTTGATCGATCCTGTCCTCAAGCGCACGAACCTCAGCCTGAATGTTGTGCTGGAATCGAATACGGTGCGCTCGCTGATGGTCTACGCCAAGCAGACGGGCGCCGTCTGCTTCCAGTTCCAGATCGGAACGCTGGAGGACACGGCCGCGGGCGACCTCGTTGCGATCCCGCTCATTGACCCGGAGCTGACCAACGGCCGTCTGGTCCTCGTCAACCGGAACGGTCGGAAACTATCGCTGCCTGCCATCAGTTTCGCCGAAACCCTGAAACAGCATATGGCTCGCGTTTGA
- a CDS encoding ABC transporter ATP-binding protein — protein MRVPVEQQGMTGETAVHQAPPPADPDRLRWFPKGTHITVRGLTKTFDDVVLYQDFDLDIPKAKVISVFGPNGCGKSTLINMISGIMDYDAGQILFDGKTARETRIGYVFQNYREAVFPWLKAIDNIRYPLQFLNLSKAERDRRVEHLLESFDVKIDLNRYPYELSGGQQQLVSIMRALVVDPEVLFLDEPFSALDYEMTLFLRDKLQKVLTELQVTTLLVSHDLDEAVALADEILLLTKKPTQVADRLMFDAPRPRTAETTLTPDFIDVKTRSLEIFQREVRK, from the coding sequence ATGAGAGTGCCCGTCGAACAACAAGGCATGACAGGCGAAACGGCGGTGCATCAGGCACCGCCGCCAGCCGACCCGGATCGTTTGCGCTGGTTTCCCAAGGGAACCCACATCACGGTACGCGGCCTGACCAAGACCTTCGACGATGTCGTCCTCTACCAGGATTTCGACCTCGACATCCCGAAGGCCAAGGTCATCTCCGTCTTCGGCCCCAACGGCTGCGGCAAGAGCACTTTGATCAACATGATCTCCGGCATCATGGACTATGACGCCGGCCAGATCCTGTTCGACGGCAAGACCGCGCGGGAAACCCGCATCGGCTATGTATTCCAGAATTACAGGGAAGCGGTCTTCCCCTGGCTTAAGGCGATCGACAACATTCGCTATCCGCTGCAGTTCCTGAACCTCTCCAAGGCGGAGCGCGACCGGCGGGTGGAGCACCTCCTGGAGAGCTTTGACGTCAAGATCGACTTGAACCGCTATCCGTACGAACTCTCCGGCGGACAGCAGCAGCTTGTCTCCATCATGCGGGCACTGGTCGTGGATCCGGAAGTGCTGTTCCTCGACGAACCCTTCTCCGCGCTCGACTACGAGATGACCCTGTTTTTGCGCGACAAGTTGCAGAAGGTCCTGACCGAGCTACAGGTGACCACGCTGCTCGTCTCCCACGATCTGGACGAGGCCGTCGCGCTCGCCGACGAGATCCTGCTTCTGACCAAGAAGCCGACCCAGGTCGCCGACCGGCTGATGTTCGACGCCCCGCGCCCCCGGACCGCGGAGACGACCCTGACCCCGGACTTTATCGACGTGAAGACCCGCAGCCTGGAAATCTTCCAGCGCGAGGTGCGCAAATGA
- a CDS encoding xanthine dehydrogenase family protein subunit M encodes MNSFDYIRPASVAEAIAAAAEPGSAYLAAGTNLIDMMKTGALRPDRLVDLTHLPGLSDVEWLADGGVRIGALVRNADLAHDPDFVSRFPAVAEALLSGASAQLRNAATVGGNLMQRTRCRHFADPASACNKRVPGSGCDAIGRETRSCAILGHSEACVATHPSDFCVPLAALDAVVEIAGRDGAREVPLDTFHLLPGDRPMRETMLEPGDLITGLRLPAEAVRFSAHSRYLKLRDRTSYAFALVSVAACLTIEAGEITEARIALGGVAAKPWRAKAAERLLIGAAPGPESFWQAAEAALEDARPVGDNAFKIALAGRIVTRALKAAAAGTPARIPALPGSVHVANGDPAHV; translated from the coding sequence ATGAATTCCTTCGACTATATCCGTCCGGCCTCCGTCGCCGAGGCCATTGCGGCTGCCGCCGAGCCGGGGTCTGCCTATCTCGCCGCCGGCACCAATCTCATTGACATGATGAAGACCGGGGCCCTGCGCCCGGACCGGCTGGTGGATCTGACCCATCTGCCCGGTCTCTCCGACGTGGAGTGGCTGGCAGATGGCGGCGTGCGCATCGGCGCGCTGGTGCGCAATGCGGATCTCGCCCATGACCCCGACTTTGTGTCCCGCTTTCCGGCGGTGGCCGAGGCGCTGCTTTCCGGCGCGTCGGCGCAGCTCAGGAACGCGGCGACCGTGGGCGGCAATCTGATGCAGCGCACCCGTTGCCGTCACTTCGCCGATCCGGCGAGCGCCTGCAACAAGCGGGTGCCGGGCTCCGGCTGCGATGCCATCGGCAGGGAGACGCGCAGCTGCGCCATTCTCGGCCATTCCGAGGCCTGCGTCGCCACCCATCCGTCCGACTTCTGCGTGCCGCTCGCCGCGCTCGACGCGGTGGTGGAAATCGCCGGAAGGGACGGAGCGCGGGAGGTGCCGTTGGACACCTTCCACCTGCTGCCCGGCGACAGGCCGATGCGGGAAACCATGCTGGAACCGGGCGACCTGATCACCGGTCTGCGCCTGCCGGCGGAGGCGGTGCGTTTCAGCGCCCATTCCCGTTACCTGAAACTGCGCGACCGCACGTCCTATGCCTTCGCGCTGGTCTCGGTTGCTGCCTGCCTGACCATCGAGGCGGGCGAAATCACCGAAGCGAGGATTGCCCTCGGCGGGGTGGCGGCCAAGCCCTGGCGGGCGAAGGCGGCGGAACGGCTGCTGATCGGGGCCGCTCCGGGGCCGGAAAGCTTCTGGCAGGCGGCCGAGGCCGCGCTCGAGGATGCCAGACCGGTGGGTGACAACGCCTTCAAGATCGCGCTTGCCGGGCGGATCGTCACCCGCGCCCTGAAAGCCGCGGCCGCCGGAACCCCGGCGCGCATACCGGCTCTGCCCGGCTCCGTCCATGTTGCCAATGGAGATCCTGCCCATGTCTGA
- a CDS encoding OB-fold domain-containing protein → MFHFDENGTPSALIGGRCTVCGQVSFPARKACGSCGPDAPIEEYLLSGQGRIYAATRVHVPSALGHKPPYAYGYVDLPADKTRIFAPLIGDDDTGWEPGQAVELVFCEIPAEKMQGVLGYAFTQALRGDDV, encoded by the coding sequence ATGTTTCATTTCGATGAAAACGGAACGCCATCGGCCCTGATCGGCGGGCGGTGCACGGTATGCGGACAGGTTTCATTCCCGGCCAGAAAGGCCTGCGGTTCCTGCGGTCCGGATGCGCCGATCGAGGAATATCTCCTGTCGGGGCAAGGCCGGATTTACGCGGCGACCAGAGTGCATGTCCCATCGGCTTTGGGGCACAAGCCTCCTTATGCCTACGGCTATGTCGACCTGCCGGCTGACAAGACCCGGATCTTCGCGCCCTTGATCGGGGACGACGACACCGGTTGGGAGCCGGGACAAGCAGTCGAACTGGTTTTTTGCGAGATACCTGCCGAAAAGATGCAGGGCGTCCTGGGCTATGCCTTCACTCAAGCGCTCCGAGGCGACGATGTCTAA
- a CDS encoding ring-opening amidohydrolase has protein sequence MQADVFKLTMDHPGDVSALATLIDSGEVRADQIVAFIGKTEGNGGVNDFTRGYFTDRLMTMLSGHLNEPAEVLARRLPCILSGGTEGVLSPHYLVFCRKETDAPGTGALAIGKAFSPVLDHRHVGTRDHALSVAEAVKAAIVDAGIETIEDVHFVQVKAPCLTSERIAGLREKGLPLPATSAGQSMALARAAGAFGVALALGDITSEALTASLFLQDFNHYCDRASVSSGVEVEANEVIVLGNSGKWSGNLRISHRAMEDAIDLAAVQAVLGDLGLSAQSQVNAAERDRIRGVLVKAEPDRSGRIHGQRHTMLNDTDIDPQRHIRGAVGGVVASVVGDTRIFVSGGAEHQGPDGGGLIAVIAENAAGTAPPEQETGV, from the coding sequence TTGCAGGCGGACGTTTTCAAACTCACCATGGACCACCCCGGCGATGTCTCGGCCTTGGCGACCCTGATCGACAGCGGCGAGGTCCGCGCGGACCAGATCGTGGCCTTCATCGGCAAGACCGAAGGCAATGGCGGCGTGAACGACTTCACCCGCGGCTATTTCACCGACCGGCTGATGACCATGCTGTCGGGACACCTGAACGAACCCGCGGAAGTTCTGGCCCGGCGCCTGCCCTGCATCCTGTCCGGCGGCACCGAAGGGGTCCTGTCGCCCCATTACCTCGTGTTCTGCCGCAAGGAAACGGATGCGCCCGGAACCGGTGCCCTTGCTATCGGCAAGGCTTTCTCGCCGGTGCTCGATCACCGGCATGTCGGCACGCGAGACCATGCGCTCAGCGTCGCCGAGGCCGTCAAAGCGGCGATTGTCGATGCCGGGATCGAGACCATCGAGGATGTCCATTTCGTTCAGGTGAAGGCCCCATGCCTGACGTCCGAGCGCATCGCCGGGCTGCGGGAAAAGGGCCTGCCGCTGCCGGCCACGAGCGCGGGCCAGTCCATGGCCCTTGCCCGCGCCGCCGGCGCCTTCGGCGTGGCTCTGGCGCTGGGCGACATCACGTCCGAGGCTCTGACGGCCTCATTGTTCCTGCAGGATTTCAACCATTACTGCGACCGCGCCAGCGTTTCCTCCGGTGTCGAGGTTGAGGCCAATGAGGTCATCGTGCTCGGCAACAGCGGCAAGTGGTCGGGCAACCTGCGCATCTCCCATCGCGCCATGGAGGATGCCATCGACCTGGCCGCCGTCCAGGCCGTTCTCGGCGATCTGGGTTTATCGGCCCAGTCGCAGGTCAATGCCGCCGAGCGCGACAGGATCCGGGGCGTGCTCGTCAAGGCGGAACCGGACCGCAGCGGCCGGATCCACGGCCAGCGCCACACAATGCTGAACGACACGGATATCGACCCCCAGCGCCACATCCGCGGCGCGGTCGGCGGGGTGGTCGCCAGTGTCGTCGGCGATACCCGAATTTTCGTCTCCGGCGGCGCGGAGCATCAAGGACCCGATGGCGGCGGACTGATTGCCGTGATCGCAGAAAACGCGGCAGGCACGGCGCCGCCGGAACAGGAAACAGGAGTTTGA